The Sebastes umbrosus isolate fSebUmb1 chromosome 23, fSebUmb1.pri, whole genome shotgun sequence genome contains a region encoding:
- the cdkn1d gene encoding cyclin-dependent kinase inhibitor 1D: MAMAAPSTPTAGPATADNPELSRLGGIEDLEMKVGPVRRNLFGPVDHQQLQKDFQRLLCTNVEAANKRWNFDFQSEMPGEDSSHIEWEELRYQDVPAFYRSCTIRAAPRPTAKRRTSSLSDESSPGYSSSCGSGDEYLEVTTKGCYRIQRQGKRRQSTITDFYKVKKSKLLHYKASSRQ; encoded by the exons ATGGCGATGGCCGCTCCATCAACACCAACAGCAGGACCAGCTACGGCGGATAACCCCGAGCTCTCACGCCTGGGGGGCATTGAGGACTTGGAGATGAAGGTGGGGCCGGTGCGGAGGAACCTCTTCGGGCCCGTGGACCACCAGCAGCTGCAGAAGGACTTCCAGCGGCTGCTCTGCACGAACGTGGAGGCGGCCAACAAGCGCTGGAACTTCGATTTCCAGAGCGAAATGCCAGGAGAGGACTCCTCCCACATTGAATGGGAGGAGCTCAGGTACCAGGACGTACCGGCGTTTTACCGCAGCTGCACGATTAGGGCAGCGCCGCGTCCGACGGCCAAAAGGCGGACGTCGTCTTTGTCGGACGAGAGTTCCCCGGGGTACAGCAGCTCGTGCGGGTCTGGGGACGAGTACCTGGAGGTGACCACAAAGGGGTGCTACCGGATCCAACGGCAAGGAAAACGCAGACAGTCTACCATCACAG ATTTCTACAAGGTGAAGAAGAGCAAGCTTCTGCATTACAAAGCATCTTCTCGGCAGTAG
- the LOC119483037 gene encoding achaete-scute homolog 4-like gives MSYPSKELMEHIPHVPHLALHSFSMKNSGAHYKDALLHGLPFHLDAAYLDPVHGQMSPCRRLTYLPFHIPLSVCDYSFEPAFIRKRNERERHRVRCVNEGYARLRERLPQELEDKKLSKVETLRAAIDYIKHLQRQLDLNVSGMETSLGDVRKRTDCNSDGESKTGLSDSGEMVY, from the coding sequence ATGTCTTATCCCAGTAAGGAGTTAATGGAGCATATTCCACATGTTCCTCATCTGGCTCTGCACAGCTTCTCTATGAAGAACAGTGGAGCTCACTACAAGGATGCACTTCTACATGGACTGCCTTTCCACCTGGACGCTGCATACCTGGACCCAGTGCACGGTCAGATGTCACCCTGCAGACGGTTAACCTATCTCCCCTTCCACatccctctcagtgtgtgtgattaCTCCTTCGAGCCTGCGTTTATCCGCAAGAGGAACGAGAGGGAGCGTCATCGGGTGCGCTGCGTCAACGAAGGTTACGCGCGGCTCAGAGAGCGTCTGCCGCAGGAGTTAGAGGACAAAAAGCTCAGTAAAGTGGAGACACTGCGAGCTGCTATCGACTATATCAAACACCTGCAGAGACAGCTGGACTTGAACGTGTCCGGGATGGAGACGTCACTTGGAGACGTGCGTAAGAGGACAGACTGCAACAGTGATGGAGAATCCAAAACTGGCCTCAGCGACAGTGGGGAGATGGTTTACTag
- the sapcd1 gene encoding suppressor APC domain-containing protein 1: MACHPPGSGSYTVVIIPFRTSLCSLDALRFYLWVRRLRDLEKEKDALSSGLEILEKTRHWYLQQLEENRARQDNTETKRGVGCCQEGSTEARSCLLRSRIQRVNGSLGSVMSEPNVTSGSNPSLYDAVADSDLRWHNTVLTQEVSNKNRQISKLELEKGALLVKLNELQAL, from the exons ATGGCCTGTCATCCCCCCGGCTCTGGATCCTACACTGTGGTTATCATCCCGTTCAGGACCAGCCTCTGCAGCCTGGACGCACTACGCTTCTACCTATGG GTTAGACGTCTGAGGGATCTAGAGAAGGAGAAGGACGCTCTGAGCTCTGGTCTGGAGATCCTGGAGAAGACCCGTCACTGGTacctccagcagctggaggagaatAGAGCCAGGCAGGACAACACCGAGACCAAAAGAGGGGTCGGCTGCTGCCAGGAAGGTTCAACAGAG GCTCGGTCCTGCCTCCTCAGGTCTCGTATCCAGAGAGTGAATGGTTCTCTGGGCTCTGTGATGAGTGAGCCCAATGTCACCAGCGGCAGCAACCCTTCTCTGTATGACGCAGTGGCAGACAGTGACCTCCGCTGGCACAACACGGTACTGACTCAG GAGGTGAGTAACAAGAATCGTCAGATCTCCAAGTTGGAATTGGAAAAAGGCGCTCTCCTGGTAAAGCTCAATGAACTGCAGGCCCTCTGA
- the prdm4 gene encoding PR domain zinc finger protein 4: MNDMNLSPVGMDQLSVPSVSASHLGLPTSPTHNTISTAGMPVAIPSLGPSLGSLPSALSLMLPMGPLSDRGVMCGLPERNYSLPPPPYPHLESSYFRHILPGILSYLADRPPPQYIHPSSLNMDGTLSVSSNNPSGLDPYSGPGGPLEQGLVPMDSRQVSGQGDLHQTGAHELDSGLAMESRVSSPMSPDRMGEELATMDGVVVVSDSQQQLGGGRQPQPHEGLSGVDSSGGVMPLHGPPVLELPVVMEPDHMGGRVGNAGGGGAGGLGEQLHTNGELNSGVVSVVLTGSMASQGQLEPVSLHGHSGMGLEAVNVSPITAEVSLGPENNLVLVNSSLQLEDSTSNKENMVTAFTIWCTLCERSYTSDCPEHGPVTFIPDAPIQSRARLSLPRPLCLRISVADEPLGVFARDVIPPRTCFGPMVGQHCSNVDLCDWPEKETPQIWKMYHNNVLEFYIVTTDENECNWMMFVRKARTREEQNLVAYPANGKLFFCTTTELHPDQELLFYYSRDYCRLIGVPQVPEGQICQCGKECSSFSELKSHLGSHNSNHSHNQPPHSHSPSQQDHSQQQQQQPQQQQQQQQEQQQQQHTHQEEKLTNGTSSSSSSPWPCHAHAAGQTNSDNTNSSSNRGGSNRNSNNNVTSRAKGQGHVREKKFKCSMCSRAFLTSTKLNVHFMGHVGMKPHKCEYCSKAFSDPSNLRMHLKIHTGQKNYRCTVCEKLFTQKSHVASHMLIHTGAEKLKCDLCDRAFIRKHDLKQHMFSHTHERRIQCPKCNKHFLKTNHLKKHMNSHEGRRDFVCEKCHKAFLTKYHLTRHLKICKGPKTERASRKEQELDEEEDEEDEEEEEDDNGRGGGGERLVDSASTEDCGLDVGGYNSEKSLSPSH, from the exons ATGAACGACATGAACCTAAGTCCTGTGGGCATGGACCAGCTCAGTGTGCCCTCAGTGAGTGCCAGCCACCTGGGTCTGCCCACCTCCCCCACACACAACACCATTTCCACTGCAG GCATGCCAGTGGCCATCCCCAGCCTGGGTCCTTCCTTGGGCTCCCTTCCCTCTGCCCTCTCGCTGATGCTCCCCATGGGTCCGCTGAGTGACAGAGGAGTGATGTGCGGCCTGCCAGAGAGGAACTACTCTCTGCCGCCTCCTCCATACCCCCACCTGGAGAGCAGCTACTTCCGACACATATTGCCAG GTATCCTGTCCTATCTGGCAGACCGTCCACCACCTCAATACATTCATCCCAGCAGCCTTAACATGGATGGGACCCTGTCAGTGTCCAGCAACAACCCCTCAGGTCTGGATCCCTACAGTGGCCCCGGAGGCCCACTGGAGCAGGGCCTGGTGCCCATGGACTCCAGACAGGTCAGCGGCCAGGGAGACCTCCACCAGACCGGTGCTCATGAGCTGGACTCAGGGTTGGCCATGGAGTCGCGTGTCAGCAGCCCCATGTCCCCTGACCGGATGGGAGAGGAGCTGGCCACCATGGACGGAGTCGTTGTGGTGTctgacagccagcagcagctcggAGGGGGACGGCAGCCTCAGCCACACGAGGGACTGAGTGGGGTGGACTCATCTGGCGGGGTGATGCCCCTCCACGGACCCCCTGTTCTCGAACTACCGGTGGTGATGGAGCCGGATCACATGGGGGGCCGGGTGGGGAACGCTGggggtggaggagctggaggacttggagagcagctccacactaACGGGGAGCTGAACTCAGGCGTCGTCAGCGTGGTGCTCACCGGCTCCATGGCGAGCCAGGGCCAGCTGGAGCCGGTGTCGCTCCACGGACACTCTGGGATGGGGCTGGAGGCGGTGAACGTGTCCCCCATCACCGCGGAGGTGTCGCTGGGGCCAGAAAACAACCTGGTGCTGGTCAACTCCAGCCTGCAGCTGGAGGATTCTACCTCTAACAAGGAGAACATGGTCACCGCCTTCACCATCT GGTGCACACTGTGTGAGCGCTCGTATACCTCAGACTGCCCAGAGCACGGCCCAGTCACCTTCATCCCTGACGCGCCTATCCAAAGCCGGGCTCGCCTCTCGCTGCCGCGTCCACTGTGCCTGCGCATCTCAGTGGCCGACGAACCGCTCG GAGTTTTTGCACGGGACGTCATTCCTCCAAGGACCTGCTTTGGACCAATGGTGGGCCAGCACTGTAGCAACGTGGACCTTTGTGATTGGCCAGAAAAGGAAACGCCACAAATATGGAAG ATGTACCACAACAATGTGCTGGAATTCTACATCGTGACGACGGACGAGAACGAGTGCAACTGGATGATGTTTGTCCGCAAAGCGAG gACCCGTGAGGAACAGAACCTGGTGGCGTACCCTGCCAATGGTAAACTGTTCTTCTGTACAACCACAGAGCTCCACCCGGACCAGGAGCTGCTCTTCTATTACAGCAGAGACTACTGCAGGCTGATAG GTGTTCCTCAGGTGCCCGAGGGCCAGATCTGCCAATGTGGCAAAGAGTGCTCCTCCTTCTCTGAGCTCAAGTCTCACCTTGGCAGCCATAACAGTAACCACAGCCATAACCAACCTCCACACAGCCACAGCCCATCGCAGCAGGACCACtctcagcaacagcagcaacaaccacagcaacagcagcagcagcaacaagagcaacaacaacagcaacacactCACCAGGAAGAGAAGCTGACCAATGGGACCTcgagctcctcctcttccccgtGGCCCTGCCACGCCCACGCTGCAGGACAAACAAACAGTGATaacaccaacagcagcagcaacagaggcGGCAGTAACAGAAACTCTAATAACAATGTTACCTCCAGAGCAAAAGGTCAGGGTCACGTACGGGAGAAGAAATTCAAGTGCAGCATGTGTTCCCGGGCTTTTCTCACGTCCACAAAGCTCAACGTGCACTTCATGGGGCACGTGGGGATGAAACCTCACAAGTGTGAATACTGCAGTAAGGCCTTCAGCGATCCCAGCAACCTCAGGATGCACCTCAAGATCCACACAG GTCAGAAGAACTACAGATGCACGGTTTGCGAGAAGTTGTTTACCCAGAAATCCCACGTGGCGTCGCACATGCTCATCCACACTGGTGCAGAGAAGCTCAAGTGTGACCTCTGTGACCGAGCATTCATCAGGAAACACGACCTGAAACAACACAtgttctctcacacaca TGAGCGGCGGATCCAGTGCCCGAAGTGCAACAAACATTTCCTCAAGACCAACCACCTGAAGAAACATATGAACTCTCACGAGGGCCGGAGAGACTTTGTCTGTGAGAAATGCCACAAAGCTTTCCTCACCAAATACCACCTCACCcgtcacctcaagatatgcaagGGGCCCAAGACGGAGAGAGCATCGCGGAAGGAGCAGGAATTAGAcgaggaagaagatgaagaggatgaggaagaggaggaggatgataacggtaggggaggaggaggagagagactcGTTGACTCAGCCAGCACTGAAGACTGTGGTTTAGATGTTGGAGGATATAACTCTGAGAAGTCCCTGTCGCCCTCTCATTGA